The Candidatus Manganitrophus noduliformans genome includes a window with the following:
- a CDS encoding LysR family transcriptional regulator: MSKPDFNLLITLDVLLAEGSVARAARRLRLSPSAMSRALARLRETTGDPLLVRAGRGLVPTPRALELRERVGRLVQDAESVLRPAEKLNLKQLVRTFTLRTSEGFVENFGAGLIARVGEEAPGVRLCFVQKPNKESAPLRDGTVDLETGVVGETTGPEVRAQALFRDRFIGVVRKGHPLSRGEITLSRYVTGRHICVSRRGLDRGPIDDALKPFGLQREIVTIVGGFSTALALARTSDLIATVPERHTGNLRAGMHSFPLPVSTSEITVSLLWHPRLDADPAHRWLRGCVRDTCAEQLTESSTKGTSK, encoded by the coding sequence ATGTCGAAACCCGATTTCAACTTACTTATCACCCTGGATGTGCTGCTCGCCGAAGGGAGCGTTGCGCGCGCAGCCCGACGATTGCGCCTGAGCCCGTCGGCGATGAGCCGGGCGCTGGCGCGATTGCGTGAGACGACGGGCGATCCGCTGTTGGTCAGGGCAGGACGCGGTCTCGTTCCCACACCCCGAGCGCTCGAACTTCGCGAGCGGGTCGGTCGGCTCGTGCAGGACGCAGAATCGGTTCTACGCCCTGCCGAGAAGCTCAACCTCAAACAGCTCGTCCGAACGTTCACCCTGCGGACCAGCGAAGGCTTTGTGGAAAACTTCGGAGCGGGCCTCATTGCTCGCGTCGGCGAGGAAGCGCCCGGCGTGCGGCTCTGCTTCGTGCAGAAGCCAAACAAAGAGAGCGCGCCGCTTCGCGACGGGACCGTCGATCTGGAAACAGGCGTTGTGGGGGAGACGACGGGTCCGGAGGTGCGTGCGCAGGCATTGTTCCGAGACCGTTTCATTGGCGTCGTGCGAAAGGGGCACCCGCTGAGCCGGGGCGAGATCACTCTCTCCCGTTATGTGACCGGCAGGCACATCTGCGTCTCGCGGCGTGGGCTCGACCGAGGACCGATTGATGACGCCTTGAAACCGTTCGGACTGCAGCGGGAGATCGTCACGATCGTGGGTGGTTTTTCGACCGCATTGGCGCTTGCTCGGACCTCCGATCTGATCGCCACTGTTCCCGAACGACACACCGGAAACCTGCGCGCCGGAATGCATAGTTTTCCCCTTCCGGTCTCCACGTCGGAGATCACGGTTTCATTGCTCTGGCACCCGCGGCTCGATGCCGATCCGGCGCATCGCTGGCTGCGCGGGTGCGTTCGGGACACTTGCGCGGAGCAACTCACCGAATCATCGACAAAGGGAACTTCTAAATAA
- a CDS encoding glycosyltransferase, translating into MTRKKVLFYCQHVLGMGHFIRSMEIVRALNDFEVCFLNGGEIVPGFQFPSSVDVVNLPPLTSDADFKEVRSGGPHSLEEIKETRRLKILSEFERFKPDLFIVELFPFGRRKFAFELVPLLARIRLGGYPTQVVCSLRDILVGKRDQARHEDQVCRIVNRYFDLILIHSDPRFQRLDETFSRVEDIHAATWYTGFVAQQVGQPSGDRREEILAEDEKQMILVSIGGGRVGIELLECAIGAGPIVGETVPHRMLLFTGPYFPEDHFLRLQKRVEKNPNMTIRRYTTDFLSYMKRADLSISMAGYNTCMNILITGTKSLLLPFTGNQNEEQTIRAEKLAALGVAAMIGPDELQPRSLADQIIRALKTEPVSVRLEMQGAEKTARFLGETVRSGQRGKDQAKRKFDSLERPLRPLLDKMAEDKRKIDLFLRDDDVDEDEETLQQLFDITLAHYVPLNLEIIPGALTDSGIKLLDHHKHLHPNLFELNQHGWLHRNHEMEGKKCEFGISRTFDQQWEDISKGKALLEKIFGEKFYPVFTPPWNRCTEETYHVLDRLGFRVFSKDKGERPVTRFSFKEISTTLDLYRWKGKPSMKSPDEIVESLAIQMRGSGPIGILLHHKVMTEEAFAFLDALLGALCRYPNLRFHTFQSLAEAASTLPDRKGLSPLC; encoded by the coding sequence ATGACCCGAAAAAAGGTGCTCTTCTACTGTCAACATGTTCTTGGAATGGGTCACTTTATCCGGAGCATGGAGATCGTCCGCGCGCTGAACGATTTCGAAGTCTGTTTCTTAAACGGCGGGGAAATCGTCCCGGGATTCCAGTTTCCTTCATCGGTCGACGTTGTGAATTTGCCGCCGCTCACATCGGATGCGGACTTCAAGGAGGTTCGATCCGGCGGCCCACATTCTCTCGAAGAGATTAAAGAGACCCGGCGGTTGAAAATCCTCTCGGAATTTGAGCGGTTCAAGCCCGATCTTTTCATCGTCGAGCTCTTCCCGTTTGGAAGGAGAAAATTCGCTTTTGAGCTGGTTCCCCTCCTCGCGCGGATTCGTTTGGGCGGGTATCCGACCCAGGTGGTCTGCAGTCTTCGAGATATTTTGGTGGGCAAGCGGGATCAGGCGCGGCATGAAGATCAGGTCTGCCGGATCGTGAACCGCTATTTCGATCTGATCCTGATCCACTCCGATCCCAGGTTTCAGCGATTGGATGAGACATTTTCCAGGGTGGAAGATATTCATGCGGCGACCTGGTATACCGGTTTTGTCGCACAGCAGGTCGGTCAACCCTCCGGTGATCGGCGCGAAGAGATTCTGGCGGAGGATGAAAAACAGATGATCCTTGTCAGCATCGGAGGCGGGCGCGTCGGAATCGAATTGCTGGAGTGCGCCATCGGCGCGGGGCCGATCGTTGGAGAAACGGTGCCGCATCGGATGCTCCTTTTTACAGGACCCTATTTTCCAGAGGATCACTTTTTGCGGCTTCAGAAGAGGGTCGAAAAGAATCCGAATATGACGATCAGGCGGTATACGACCGACTTTCTTTCGTATATGAAGCGAGCCGACCTTTCGATCAGCATGGCCGGCTATAACACCTGCATGAATATTTTGATTACCGGGACAAAATCGTTGCTCTTGCCGTTTACGGGAAATCAAAACGAGGAGCAAACCATCCGGGCGGAAAAATTAGCAGCCCTCGGTGTCGCCGCGATGATTGGTCCGGACGAACTGCAGCCGCGATCGCTCGCCGATCAGATCATCCGCGCCCTCAAAACGGAGCCGGTTTCGGTCCGCTTGGAGATGCAGGGGGCCGAGAAGACAGCCCGATTTCTTGGGGAAACGGTCCGGTCCGGGCAACGGGGGAAAGATCAGGCGAAGCGGAAATTCGATTCACTCGAACGGCCGCTCAGACCGCTCCTCGATAAGATGGCGGAAGACAAAAGGAAGATCGATCTCTTCTTAAGGGACGATGACGTCGATGAGGATGAGGAAACGCTCCAACAACTATTCGATATCACCTTGGCGCATTACGTTCCTCTGAATCTGGAGATTATTCCGGGCGCGCTCACCGATTCAGGGATCAAGCTGCTCGATCATCATAAGCATCTTCACCCGAATCTATTTGAGCTGAACCAGCACGGCTGGCTCCATCGGAACCATGAGATGGAAGGGAAGAAATGTGAGTTCGGGATCAGCCGCACTTTCGATCAACAGTGGGAAGATATTTCAAAGGGGAAAGCGCTTCTGGAGAAGATCTTCGGGGAGAAGTTCTATCCCGTTTTTACCCCCCCCTGGAACCGCTGCACCGAAGAGACCTATCACGTCCTCGACCGCCTCGGCTTTCGGGTCTTCTCGAAAGACAAAGGGGAACGGCCGGTCACCCGATTCAGCTTCAAAGAGATCTCGACGACGCTCGACCTCTATCGCTGGAAGGGAAAGCCCTCGATGAAATCGCCGGACGAGATCGTGGAAAGTTTGGCGATCCAGATGAGAGGGAGCGGGCCGATCGGAATCCTCCTCCACCATAAGGTGATGACCGAGGAGGCATTCGCGTTTCTCGACGCGCTGCTCGGCGCGCTCTGTCGGTATCCGAATCTCCGATTCCATACTTTTCAGAGCCTCGCGGAAGCGGCTTCTACCTTGCCAGACCGGAAAGGGCTATCCCCCCTATGTTGA
- a CDS encoding alginate export family protein, which translates to MIRILLVLIVLLIDRSTLLALENGQEVSKEGRPAPNGKNEVPPVIDPDASPALSFEITPRLSVGAKIEINFLRRINRDLDRAEEDDRIDTEASLDLAAQLILTKDILFFVDLDFSDERLFRDGEGQAERETKGQFDRLYLLWERFFSPSLDLQVGRQRFNDAREWLYDEELDAVRLFYTQAPFDLELSASTNLLDPEGPEEKIRNYVLYGTYQFGRKEKISVYVVAQRDPTDEERNPNFVGLLWRGKAIEDQKYWLEIASLSGREDSTRLSGYAFDFAWTSEFDLPLEPSVTIGYAFGSGDPEPEDGVDRNFRQTGLQDNEAKFNGVRKFKYYGELFDPELSNMRIRTLGFGIIPFEKFSFDVVFHSYSLVYSGVELRDTGIREDPSGTSKNLGKEVDLIVGFKMTPEMLLEVSTAAFVPGKAFPGAGNAYSGEVTIRVSF; encoded by the coding sequence TTGATACGTATTCTGTTGGTTTTGATTGTTCTTTTGATCGATCGCTCCACTTTGCTTGCTTTGGAAAACGGCCAGGAGGTTTCAAAGGAGGGGAGGCCGGCGCCGAATGGGAAAAACGAGGTTCCTCCCGTGATCGATCCGGATGCCTCTCCCGCGTTGAGTTTTGAGATTACGCCGAGGCTCTCGGTCGGCGCGAAGATAGAAATCAATTTTCTCAGAAGGATCAATCGGGATCTCGATCGCGCGGAGGAGGACGACCGGATCGACACGGAGGCGTCGTTGGATCTGGCGGCGCAGTTGATTTTGACCAAGGACATTCTCTTTTTTGTCGATCTTGATTTTTCCGATGAGCGTCTCTTTCGAGACGGTGAGGGGCAAGCGGAACGAGAAACAAAGGGTCAATTCGATCGGCTGTATCTTCTCTGGGAACGTTTTTTCTCCCCTTCTCTCGACCTGCAGGTGGGGCGCCAGCGGTTTAACGATGCGCGGGAATGGCTCTACGATGAAGAGCTCGACGCCGTCCGGCTCTTTTACACCCAAGCGCCGTTTGATCTGGAGCTTTCCGCGAGCACAAACCTCCTCGATCCCGAGGGGCCTGAGGAGAAAATTCGAAATTATGTTTTATATGGGACGTATCAATTCGGCCGGAAGGAGAAGATTTCGGTCTACGTGGTGGCCCAAAGGGATCCGACCGATGAGGAAAGGAACCCGAATTTTGTCGGCCTGTTGTGGCGGGGAAAGGCGATCGAGGATCAGAAATACTGGCTGGAGATCGCCTCTCTCTCCGGGCGCGAGGATTCGACGCGGCTTAGCGGGTATGCATTCGATTTCGCATGGACCTCGGAATTTGATTTGCCGTTAGAGCCTTCTGTTACCATCGGTTACGCGTTCGGCTCCGGCGACCCGGAACCGGAGGACGGGGTCGATCGGAATTTTCGGCAGACCGGCCTTCAAGACAATGAAGCAAAGTTCAACGGTGTGAGGAAGTTCAAGTATTATGGTGAGTTGTTCGATCCGGAGCTAAGCAACATGAGGATACGCACTTTGGGATTCGGAATTATCCCCTTTGAAAAGTTCTCTTTCGATGTTGTTTTCCATTCTTATTCGCTTGTCTATTCAGGTGTGGAGTTGAGGGATACCGGAATCCGGGAGGATCCGTCAGGGACGTCGAAAAATCTGGGAAAAGAGGTCGATCTGATTGTCGGATTTAAGATGACTCCTGAGATGCTGTTGGAGGTTTCGACCGCTGCTTTCGTGCCGGGTAAGGCGTTCCCCGGCGCAGGCAATGCTTATTCCGGGGAGGTGACAATCCGCGTTTCATTCTAG
- a CDS encoding glycosyltransferase — protein MGRSRIVMVVSGFPRRSETFALQELLALDGCGLLAAIFATKPGDGSSLHPDCHRILNKVQLLPAGSSVEQAEALVQRLDRKTVTGIHGYFAHTPAEVASHVSARIGIPYGFSAHALDLRKVPGEEMAARAGNAACVIACNPDAAADLSRRGAKVKLLPHGVDLDRFRPAPLTLCEPVRLLAVGRLVEKKGFHILIEAVRRLPFPFYLRIIGEGPERTRLAAAILEAGLSESVELCGGMTHTDLPGQYAKADIILVPSIQTGAGDRDGLPNVVLEAMASGRPIIGSDVGAIGSAVAQGETGMLLPPGDPSALAGALETLVRTPGLSMKFGKAARRLVERDFELGACTERFCRHLETVYV, from the coding sequence ATGGGTCGCAGTCGGATTGTAATGGTTGTCAGCGGCTTTCCCCGCCGTTCGGAGACATTTGCGCTGCAGGAGCTGCTCGCTCTCGACGGGTGTGGTTTGTTGGCCGCCATCTTTGCGACGAAGCCGGGAGACGGCTCTTCTCTTCACCCCGATTGTCACAGAATTCTCAACAAAGTTCAGCTTCTTCCGGCCGGAAGTTCGGTCGAGCAGGCCGAGGCGTTGGTTCAGCGTCTCGATCGTAAAACGGTGACCGGCATCCACGGCTACTTTGCCCATACTCCCGCCGAGGTCGCCTCTCATGTCTCAGCGCGAATCGGTATTCCATACGGCTTCAGCGCGCATGCGCTCGATCTTCGCAAGGTACCTGGTGAGGAAATGGCGGCGCGCGCGGGCAACGCCGCCTGCGTGATCGCCTGTAATCCCGATGCCGCGGCCGATCTCTCCAGGCGCGGCGCGAAAGTAAAACTGCTCCCGCACGGCGTCGATCTCGACCGTTTCCGCCCGGCCCCGTTGACCCTTTGTGAGCCGGTGCGTTTGCTGGCGGTCGGCCGGCTGGTCGAGAAAAAAGGGTTTCACATACTGATCGAAGCGGTCCGCCGGCTTCCGTTCCCGTTTTACCTTCGGATCATCGGGGAGGGACCCGAACGCACGCGGCTGGCGGCGGCTATTCTTGAGGCGGGTCTTTCGGAGAGCGTCGAACTCTGCGGCGGCATGACGCATACCGACCTTCCGGGCCAATACGCAAAAGCGGATATCATCCTCGTCCCGTCGATCCAAACCGGCGCCGGAGATCGGGACGGTCTGCCCAATGTCGTTCTCGAGGCGATGGCGAGCGGACGTCCGATCATCGGAAGCGATGTCGGGGCGATCGGGAGCGCCGTCGCGCAGGGAGAGACCGGAATGCTCCTTCCTCCGGGCGACCCCTCGGCGCTGGCCGGCGCGCTCGAAACGCTGGTTCGTACGCCCGGGCTCTCTATGAAATTCGGGAAGGCCGCGCGCCGGCTCGTCGAGCGTGATTTCGAGCTTGGCGCCTGCACGGAGCGCTTTTGCCGGCATTTGGAAACGGTCTACGTTTAA
- a CDS encoding phosphotransferase family protein, whose translation MMNSLKPDRHGFEIFLDPGRMKMVFQEQLFESPEGRLAISDCRIGYTRYKTYKKPSAWGHSSLSVCYHLEIHDPSARKNRREILYAKAFLGDRSRIEFQKIKGVSSIPSACEEGILHFSELDMIVWVFPNDPVLLHLPECIHPEAVKRHLPYDRLPSGLNGPADISGLASEVVHYRPEVRCTTRYRLQSGTAADPKEIVVYGKTFNDARGEEIYQRMNALRRSGADNTERFIVAAPLAYCEEIKTVWQSGLDGDPFADVINETNYRSLLERAAGGLACFHKSGLSSNVRITLGDHLEEIKKKIAKLIHAFPGLREWLQSIEHDLAQRIHQLLPVLEGIIHADFTVQQLLVCDGRIAFFDFDEFAIGDPAQDVANFMVDLHFRPFDRSLVEEMKVVFLRAYRRRSDRLLSDDRLHWHLQVQFVTKAYRIYIQQAPGLEKEIEAILSLAQKKITSEKV comes from the coding sequence ATGATGAATTCTTTAAAGCCGGATCGACACGGATTTGAGATTTTCCTCGATCCGGGCCGGATGAAAATGGTTTTCCAGGAGCAATTATTCGAATCTCCCGAGGGCCGCCTTGCGATTTCAGACTGCCGCATCGGGTATACCCGATATAAGACTTATAAGAAGCCGTCGGCCTGGGGTCACTCCTCTCTCTCGGTCTGTTATCACCTGGAAATTCACGATCCATCGGCCCGGAAAAACCGGAGAGAAATTCTCTATGCAAAGGCTTTTTTAGGAGACCGCAGCCGGATCGAATTTCAAAAGATCAAGGGAGTTTCGTCTATTCCCAGCGCGTGCGAAGAGGGGATTCTCCATTTCTCCGAACTCGATATGATCGTCTGGGTTTTCCCAAACGATCCGGTTTTGCTTCACCTGCCCGAGTGTATTCATCCGGAAGCGGTCAAGCGGCATCTTCCTTACGACCGGCTTCCTTCCGGGCTCAATGGACCGGCGGACATTTCCGGCCTCGCCAGCGAGGTAGTGCATTACCGTCCGGAGGTTCGTTGCACAACCCGTTACCGTCTACAGTCGGGAACGGCTGCTGATCCGAAAGAGATCGTCGTCTATGGGAAAACGTTCAATGATGCTCGGGGAGAAGAAATATATCAGCGGATGAATGCCCTCCGGCGGAGCGGCGCCGACAATACGGAGCGCTTTATCGTTGCAGCGCCGCTGGCCTACTGCGAGGAAATCAAAACGGTTTGGCAGTCCGGCCTGGACGGTGATCCATTCGCCGACGTGATTAACGAAACGAATTACCGGTCCCTCCTGGAGCGGGCCGCGGGGGGCCTGGCCTGTTTCCACAAAAGCGGCCTTTCCAGCAACGTTCGGATCACGCTCGGTGATCACCTGGAAGAGATTAAAAAGAAAATCGCCAAGCTGATTCATGCCTTTCCCGGCTTGAGAGAATGGCTGCAATCGATCGAGCATGACTTAGCACAGCGGATTCACCAACTGTTACCGGTCCTCGAAGGAATCATCCACGCAGACTTTACCGTCCAACAGCTCCTGGTTTGTGATGGCAGAATCGCTTTTTTTGACTTTGATGAGTTCGCGATCGGAGACCCCGCTCAGGATGTCGCCAATTTCATGGTCGATTTGCATTTTCGCCCGTTCGACCGAAGCCTTGTGGAGGAGATGAAAGTCGTCTTCTTGCGCGCCTATCGACGCCGGAGCGACCGGCTCCTCTCCGACGATCGGCTGCATTGGCATTTGCAGGTTCAATTTGTCACCAAGGCATACCGGATCTACATTCAGCAAGCCCCCGGCCTCGAGAAGGAGATTGAAGCGATCCTCTCGCTCGCGCAGAAAAAAATAACTTCGGAGAAGGTGTGA
- a CDS encoding ABC transporter ATP-binding protein — protein MRKKEPSKFNRIVLNQLGEVKGNLFVAAVCMICYTLTELLAPWPFKIIFDHILLVEPLPSSLSFLKGIFQRGEIFSLVIFSLSIFLIAICKGLFSYLQIYMTSRIGYQVVDTLRRELFGHLQRLSLSFHNRARSGELLTKVTSDTNILKDVFAGSALTFTSHLFTIIGMFAIMLAMNWKLTLIVLATLPVLSYALFYLYGKIKASAQTQRRKEGKVASRLNEILASVSLVQAFGREKYEKERFETESAETFEESIRTARMEAATTRTVEIVSAVGVCAVVFFGSFQALQGRMTPGEVLVFIAYLNNMYKPIRNLARLSAKFVRAKVSAERVSEILEIEPEIQDRPDAVEASDLKGEIVFKEVSFDYGGGRDVLRKVSFSILPGQKVALVGASGAGKSTIVNLILRLYDPQGGAILIDGIDIKRYRRESLRREIGIVLQDSILFGATVKENISYGKPQATQEEIEAAARRAHAHDFITSLPEGYDTVLGERGSTLSGGQRQRISLARALIKEPSILVLDEPTSAVDAESATLIQDALINFQKGRTILVIVHQFSAIKHVDQIFVIKDGEVVEQGTHDALLEQKGHYHQLFEFQLR, from the coding sequence ATGAGAAAAAAAGAACCGTCGAAATTTAACCGGATCGTGCTGAATCAACTGGGCGAGGTGAAGGGAAACCTTTTCGTCGCCGCTGTTTGCATGATCTGTTACACGCTGACCGAGCTCCTCGCACCCTGGCCCTTCAAGATCATCTTCGACCACATTCTGTTGGTCGAACCGCTTCCTTCTTCTCTCTCCTTCTTAAAAGGAATTTTCCAGCGCGGAGAGATTTTCTCTCTGGTCATCTTTTCTCTTTCGATTTTTCTGATTGCGATCTGCAAAGGTCTCTTTTCCTACCTCCAAATTTATATGACATCACGCATCGGCTACCAGGTGGTCGACACCCTCCGGAGGGAGCTGTTCGGCCATCTCCAGCGGCTTTCCCTCTCCTTTCACAATCGGGCCCGGTCGGGCGAGCTTCTGACCAAGGTGACGAGCGACACCAACATCCTGAAGGATGTTTTCGCCGGGTCGGCGCTGACTTTCACGTCCCATCTGTTCACGATTATCGGAATGTTCGCCATCATGCTGGCGATGAACTGGAAATTGACGCTGATCGTCCTGGCGACCCTTCCGGTTTTATCGTACGCCCTCTTTTATCTTTACGGCAAGATCAAAGCGTCGGCCCAGACGCAGCGGAGAAAGGAGGGAAAAGTCGCCTCCCGGCTCAATGAAATCCTGGCATCGGTCTCACTGGTTCAGGCCTTCGGCAGGGAGAAATATGAGAAGGAGCGGTTCGAGACCGAGAGCGCCGAAACGTTCGAAGAGAGCATCCGGACCGCCCGGATGGAGGCGGCCACCACCCGGACCGTCGAGATCGTCAGCGCGGTCGGCGTCTGCGCCGTGGTTTTCTTCGGCTCCTTTCAGGCCCTCCAAGGCCGGATGACTCCCGGCGAGGTATTGGTCTTCATCGCTTATTTGAACAACATGTACAAACCGATCCGGAATCTCGCCCGGCTTTCGGCCAAATTTGTCAGAGCGAAGGTGAGCGCGGAGCGGGTTTCTGAAATATTGGAAATCGAGCCGGAGATTCAAGATCGTCCGGACGCGGTTGAGGCATCTGACTTGAAAGGAGAGATTGTCTTCAAAGAGGTCTCTTTCGACTACGGAGGGGGGAGAGATGTTTTGAGGAAGGTCTCTTTTTCAATCCTTCCGGGTCAGAAGGTCGCGCTAGTCGGCGCCTCCGGGGCCGGCAAATCGACCATCGTCAACCTGATCCTTCGCCTCTACGATCCCCAGGGAGGGGCGATTTTGATTGACGGGATCGACATTAAACGCTACCGGCGAGAGTCGCTTCGCCGCGAGATCGGGATTGTCCTTCAGGATTCGATCCTCTTCGGCGCGACAGTGAAAGAGAACATCTCTTACGGAAAGCCGCAGGCGACGCAAGAGGAGATCGAAGCCGCGGCGCGGCGGGCTCATGCGCATGATTTTATCACGAGTCTTCCAGAGGGATACGACACCGTCCTCGGGGAGCGGGGGAGCACCCTTTCCGGGGGGCAGCGCCAGCGGATCTCGCTCGCCCGCGCCCTCATCAAGGAGCCGTCGATTCTGGTCCTCGACGAGCCGACCTCCGCGGTCGACGCCGAATCGGCGACATTGATCCAAGACGCCCTCATCAATTTCCAAAAGGGGCGGACGATCCTGGTGATCGTTCATCAGTTTTCAGCCATCAAACATGTCGATCAGATCTTCGTGATCAAGGACGGGGAGGTGGTCGAGCAGGGAACCCATGATGCCCTCCTGGAGCAAAAGGGGCATTATCATCAGCTCTTCGAGTTTCAGCTCCGCTAA
- a CDS encoding MFS transporter, producing MKPMIAERDEAIAGGAERAPSVRWALATLSLSTLLSSLGTSIANVGLPTLAEAFNASFQEVQWVVLAYLLAITTLIVSVGRLGDLTGRRRLLLAGIFLFTAASVLCGVAPTLRMLIAARAAQGLGAAVMMALTMAFVGETVPKAKTGSAMGLLGTMSAIGTALGPSLGGVLIAGLSWRAIFLVNLPLGLLTFILAHRTLPVDRREPKADRAGFDHVGTLLLALTLAAYALAMTMGRGRFGSLNITLLSAALFGAGLFVLAEARAASPLIRLEMFRDPVLSASLAMSALVSTVMMVTLVVGPFYLSRALGLDAARVGIVLSVGPLVVALTGVPAGRIADRFGAQRMTLVGLIGIAAGSFILSMMPATLGIIGYLAPIIIITVGYALFQTANNTAVMAEIPADQRGVISGMLNLSRNLGLITGASAMGAVFALASATIDITTARPEAVASGMRITFAVAAILVVVALAIAVGSRVLAKRPSHSGYAS from the coding sequence ATGAAGCCGATGATTGCAGAACGAGATGAGGCCATTGCTGGAGGTGCGGAACGGGCCCCTTCGGTTCGGTGGGCGCTCGCCACCCTTTCGCTCTCAACGTTGCTCTCCTCGCTCGGCACCAGCATCGCCAATGTCGGTTTGCCGACGTTGGCAGAGGCGTTCAACGCCTCCTTCCAGGAAGTCCAGTGGGTCGTTCTCGCTTATCTCCTCGCCATTACCACCCTGATCGTCAGCGTCGGACGGCTCGGCGACCTCACCGGCCGCCGACGGCTGCTACTGGCCGGAATCTTCCTGTTCACGGCCGCCTCGGTCCTGTGCGGCGTCGCGCCCACGCTCCGGATGCTGATTGCCGCCCGGGCGGCGCAGGGCCTGGGAGCAGCCGTCATGATGGCCCTCACCATGGCCTTTGTCGGCGAGACGGTTCCGAAGGCAAAGACCGGTAGCGCCATGGGGCTGCTCGGAACGATGTCCGCAATTGGCACTGCGCTCGGTCCATCGCTCGGCGGCGTTCTGATCGCAGGACTCAGTTGGCGGGCCATCTTCCTCGTCAACCTACCGCTGGGACTCCTGACTTTCATTCTCGCCCATCGCACCCTGCCTGTTGATCGCCGGGAGCCGAAGGCGGATCGGGCCGGATTCGACCATGTGGGCACGCTGCTGCTTGCGCTGACGCTCGCGGCGTATGCCCTCGCCATGACGATGGGGCGCGGCCGTTTCGGTTCGCTCAACATTACATTGCTGTCGGCTGCGCTCTTCGGAGCCGGCCTCTTCGTGCTCGCCGAGGCGAGAGCCGCATCGCCTTTGATCCGATTGGAGATGTTCCGCGATCCGGTGCTGAGTGCGAGCCTTGCCATGAGCGCGCTCGTCTCGACGGTGATGATGGTGACGCTGGTGGTTGGGCCGTTTTATCTCTCTCGTGCGCTTGGGCTCGATGCGGCCAGGGTTGGAATCGTCTTATCGGTCGGTCCGCTGGTCGTCGCGCTGACGGGTGTGCCGGCCGGTCGCATTGCGGATCGTTTTGGCGCGCAACGCATGACCCTCGTCGGGCTCATCGGAATCGCGGCCGGTTCCTTCATTCTTTCGATGATGCCGGCGACGCTCGGCATCATCGGCTATCTCGCGCCCATCATAATCATCACCGTCGGCTATGCGCTGTTCCAGACGGCCAACAACACCGCCGTCATGGCAGAGATCCCCGCGGACCAGCGGGGCGTCATTTCCGGCATGCTCAACCTATCGCGCAATCTCGGGCTCATCACCGGTGCATCCGCGATGGGCGCCGTATTCGCGCTCGCATCGGCCACGATCGACATCACCACGGCGCGTCCTGAGGCCGTTGCCAGCGGCATGCGGATCACATTCGCAGTCGCGGCCATTCTGGTCGTCGTCGCGCTCGCCATCGCGGTTGGAAGTCGTGTTCTCGCAAAACGCCCTTCGCACTCCGGATACGCGTCATGA